In the Constrictibacter sp. MBR-5 genome, one interval contains:
- a CDS encoding phosphonopyruvate decarboxylase has product MQAAKAETPWREGLYDVLKEVGVRQVVYVPDAGHATLIKQCHDDPEMKTGYLTNEFEGVGVCAGAWLGGERAAMLMQSSGVGNIINALGLVRSCGIPFFTIVTMRGEWGEFNPWQLPMGQATPAVLEAAGVIVNRAAVAEEVVEVVRASARLAFSSYAPVAALISQRVIGAKVFK; this is encoded by the coding sequence GTGCAGGCAGCGAAAGCGGAAACGCCCTGGCGCGAAGGGCTCTACGACGTCCTGAAGGAGGTCGGCGTCCGGCAGGTGGTCTATGTCCCCGACGCCGGCCACGCGACCCTCATCAAGCAGTGCCACGACGACCCGGAAATGAAGACCGGCTACCTGACCAACGAGTTCGAGGGGGTCGGCGTCTGCGCCGGGGCCTGGCTCGGCGGCGAGCGGGCCGCGATGCTGATGCAGTCGAGCGGCGTCGGAAACATCATCAACGCCTTGGGTCTCGTGCGCTCCTGCGGCATCCCCTTCTTCACGATCGTGACGATGCGCGGCGAGTGGGGCGAGTTCAATCCGTGGCAGCTGCCGATGGGACAGGCCACGCCGGCCGTCCTGGAGGCGGCGGGCGTCATCGTCAACCGCGCCGCGGTGGCGGAGGAGGTCGTCGAGGTCGTGCGCGCCTCCGCCCGGCTGGCGTTCAGCTCCTACGCTCCGGTGGCCGCGCTGATCTCCCAGCGCGTCATCGGCGCCAAGGTCTTCAAGTAG